In one Leptospira fletcheri genomic region, the following are encoded:
- the moaCB gene encoding bifunctional molybdenum cofactor biosynthesis protein MoaC/MoaB produces the protein MRRSFSSRSERTMNDITGKRISLRTAQAEGYVFCGPETIQRIKQNDLPKGDLFGVAKASALLASKKTSELIPHCHPVPIDSFSVDFEVLPEKNAIRILTSAKSIGKTGIEMEALTGVSVAALVIYDLLKPIDKNMEISSVRLLEKKGGKSDSHIAKFASGSRAAILVCSDSTFAGNREDGSGPAIGELLNEQGVEVVERKIVPDEPEEIRKAISVWVGEKLDLIVTIGGTGLGPRDNTTDTIRSLLDQEIPGIAETMRSFGQDRTPFAMLSRSVAGRIGKTLVVCVPGSTNGARESMQAILPAIFHAKKMMRGEGH, from the coding sequence ATACGCCGAAGTTTTTCGAGTCGATCGGAGCGAACCATGAACGATATCACGGGAAAGAGGATTTCCCTGCGAACTGCCCAAGCCGAAGGTTACGTATTTTGTGGACCTGAAACGATCCAAAGAATCAAGCAGAACGACCTTCCCAAAGGCGATCTTTTCGGAGTAGCAAAAGCCTCCGCCCTCCTAGCCTCCAAGAAAACCTCGGAACTGATCCCCCATTGTCATCCGGTTCCGATCGATTCCTTTTCCGTCGATTTCGAAGTACTTCCGGAAAAAAACGCGATCCGCATTCTTACTTCCGCAAAATCCATAGGCAAAACCGGAATCGAGATGGAAGCATTGACCGGAGTTTCCGTAGCCGCTTTGGTGATCTACGACCTTCTCAAGCCCATCGATAAGAACATGGAGATTTCTTCCGTACGACTTCTGGAAAAGAAAGGAGGGAAAAGCGATTCTCATATCGCAAAATTCGCCTCAGGTTCCAGAGCGGCCATCCTAGTCTGTTCCGACTCGACCTTTGCAGGAAACCGGGAAGACGGATCCGGACCGGCGATCGGTGAATTGTTAAACGAACAGGGAGTGGAAGTTGTCGAACGGAAAATCGTCCCGGACGAGCCGGAAGAAATCCGTAAAGCGATCTCCGTTTGGGTGGGAGAAAAGCTGGATTTGATCGTTACCATAGGTGGTACGGGGTTGGGTCCGCGGGACAATACCACGGACACGATACGTTCGTTGTTGGATCAGGAAATTCCGGGAATCGCCGAAACGATGAGGTCCTTCGGTCAAGATAGGACTCCTTTTGCGATGCTTTCCCGATCGGTCGCCGGACGGATAGGCAAGACGCTTGTAGTGTGCGTTCCCGGTAGTACGAACGGCGCCAGAGAAAGTATGCAAGCGATCCTGCCGGCAATTTTCCATGCAAAAAAAATGATGCGAGGAGAAGGACATTGA
- a CDS encoding molybdopterin molybdotransferase MoeA — protein MISLQEAISLVVSHTESSSSENLSLSESTGRILAESVLADRDYPPFPRATMDGFALRSEGFSADRIYSYEREVSAGMSLELHPGEESVRIMTGAPVPEGLNAVIKVEDSIEEKKGSVRFRLPSLKENLNIALKGEDLKKGQVVLPGGQKIDASTLSLLASLGKKTVQVSRLPKVHIVSTGNEVVSVEKEPLPWQIRDSNSYTIRAGLFKFGILPQKTTLVGDEESVLRESLTEGLDSDILILSGGVSMGNYDLVPSVLADLGVEQIFHKIMIKPGKPIWFGKKKTTAIFGLPGNPFSVQVCFRIFVEAYLRKFSGLPLERPLLLPLAGSRKKKNKLAEFFPAILDSSSGTKVAPKIFNGSGDVTAGLFSEGIALHPAEREELADGDRIEFRFW, from the coding sequence TTGATCTCCTTGCAGGAAGCGATTTCTTTAGTAGTCTCGCACACGGAATCTTCTTCTTCGGAAAACCTTTCGTTATCCGAATCGACGGGAAGAATTTTAGCGGAATCCGTTCTCGCCGACCGGGACTATCCTCCTTTCCCGAGGGCAACCATGGATGGATTCGCTTTGCGTTCGGAAGGATTTTCCGCGGATCGGATTTATTCCTACGAGAGGGAAGTGTCCGCGGGTATGTCGCTGGAACTTCATCCGGGAGAAGAATCGGTTCGAATCATGACGGGCGCTCCTGTTCCGGAAGGGCTGAATGCGGTTATCAAGGTAGAGGACAGCATAGAGGAGAAAAAAGGATCCGTTCGATTCCGACTCCCTTCGTTAAAGGAAAATCTGAACATCGCGTTAAAAGGAGAAGATCTTAAGAAAGGACAAGTAGTCCTCCCAGGGGGACAAAAAATCGACGCCTCCACCTTATCGCTTCTGGCTTCCTTGGGAAAAAAAACGGTTCAAGTTTCCCGACTGCCCAAGGTGCATATCGTATCCACCGGAAACGAAGTGGTCTCCGTGGAAAAAGAACCCTTGCCTTGGCAGATACGGGATTCTAATTCCTATACGATCCGTGCAGGATTGTTCAAATTCGGAATTCTCCCGCAAAAAACGACGTTGGTTGGAGACGAGGAATCCGTTCTTCGCGAATCTTTGACCGAAGGTTTGGATTCGGACATATTGATCCTTTCCGGGGGAGTTTCCATGGGAAATTATGATCTGGTTCCTAGTGTCCTTGCCGACTTGGGGGTCGAGCAGATATTTCATAAAATCATGATAAAGCCGGGAAAACCGATCTGGTTCGGTAAGAAAAAAACCACCGCTATCTTCGGGCTGCCTGGAAATCCGTTCAGCGTTCAGGTTTGTTTTCGAATTTTCGTAGAAGCTTATCTGCGAAAGTTTTCGGGATTACCTCTCGAACGACCTTTGCTTCTTCCTTTGGCAGGTTCCAGAAAAAAGAAAAACAAATTGGCGGAATTTTTTCCTGCAATTCTGGATTCCTCCAGCGGGACAAAGGTCGCTCCGAAAATCTTCAACGGAAGCGGAGACGTGACGGCAGGACTTTTTTCGGAGGGGATCGCTCTGCATCCTGCCGAACGGGAGGAACTTGCGGACGGAGATCGGATCGAATTCCGCTTTTGGTGA
- a CDS encoding NADP-dependent isocitrate dehydrogenase: protein MTAKKRIAVAKGDGIGPEIMDATLKILEAAGAKIEPVFLEIGEQVYKRGHSAGIEPSAWEILRETKVFLKAPITTPQGGGYKSLNVTVRTTLGLFANVRPCVSLYPYVDTKHPQLDVVIVRENEEDLYTGIEHKQTADTVQCLKLVSRPGSEKIIRYAFEYAKAYGRKKVTAMVKDNIMKQSDGLFHEVFKEIAKEYPEIEANSEIIDIGAAHLAERPQVYDVVVTLNLYGDIISDIVAQVAGSVGMAGSSNIGEIVSMFEAIHGSAPDIAGKNAANPSGLLNAAVMMLVHLGQPDIAAKIQNAWLLTIEEGIHTGDIFKAGVSRIKVGTKEFAEAVIGNLGHLPERFKPVSFGKAKPIHIPEYKRRTIPKELVGVDVFLDWTPGSPEELGKKLSSIAGDLKLRMITNRGVKVYPNGAPETFLTDHWRCRFVHANTPDTEMGDGFETIQSEQIGKLLIRIAEAGMDSIQTENLYKFAGKRAFSLGQGE from the coding sequence ATGACCGCTAAAAAGAGAATCGCTGTGGCCAAAGGGGACGGAATCGGCCCGGAGATCATGGATGCGACTTTAAAAATTTTAGAGGCTGCCGGAGCGAAAATCGAGCCTGTCTTTTTGGAAATCGGTGAGCAGGTCTACAAAAGGGGCCATAGCGCCGGAATCGAACCTTCTGCTTGGGAGATCCTCAGGGAAACGAAAGTCTTCTTAAAAGCGCCGATCACCACTCCGCAAGGGGGAGGTTATAAGAGCCTGAACGTTACCGTTCGTACGACCCTAGGACTCTTTGCGAACGTCCGGCCCTGCGTTTCCCTATATCCCTATGTGGATACCAAGCACCCCCAACTCGACGTGGTCATCGTACGGGAAAATGAAGAAGATCTTTATACAGGAATCGAGCACAAGCAAACGGCCGATACTGTCCAATGCTTGAAACTGGTTTCGCGCCCGGGATCGGAGAAAATCATCCGGTACGCCTTCGAATATGCCAAGGCGTACGGCAGAAAAAAAGTCACCGCGATGGTTAAAGACAATATCATGAAGCAGTCGGACGGTCTGTTTCACGAAGTATTCAAGGAGATCGCGAAAGAGTATCCGGAAATCGAAGCGAACAGCGAGATCATCGATATCGGTGCGGCCCACCTTGCGGAACGCCCTCAGGTATACGACGTAGTGGTCACGTTGAACTTATACGGAGACATCATTTCGGACATAGTGGCGCAGGTTGCCGGATCGGTGGGAATGGCCGGTTCCTCGAATATAGGAGAAATCGTCTCCATGTTCGAAGCGATTCACGGTTCGGCGCCGGACATAGCGGGAAAAAACGCCGCGAATCCTTCCGGTTTATTAAACGCTGCAGTAATGATGTTAGTCCACCTGGGGCAGCCGGATATAGCGGCAAAAATACAAAACGCCTGGTTATTGACGATAGAGGAAGGAATTCATACCGGCGATATTTTCAAAGCCGGAGTGAGCAGGATCAAGGTGGGAACCAAAGAGTTTGCGGAAGCCGTGATCGGAAATTTAGGTCATTTACCGGAGAGATTCAAGCCAGTCTCTTTCGGAAAAGCCAAGCCCATTCATATTCCGGAATATAAAAGACGGACCATCCCGAAGGAATTGGTAGGTGTGGACGTATTTCTGGATTGGACTCCGGGCTCTCCCGAGGAATTAGGTAAAAAATTATCCTCTATCGCAGGAGACCTGAAGCTTCGTATGATCACGAATCGAGGGGTGAAAGTATATCCGAACGGAGCCCCCGAAACTTTCTTAACGGATCATTGGAGATGCAGGTTCGTACACGCGAATACTCCCGATACCGAGATGGGGGACGGTTTCGAAACCATTCAATCGGAGCAAATCGGAAAGTTATTGATTCGTATAGCCGAAGCGGGCATGGACAGCATCCAAACGGAGAATCTATATAAGTTCGCGGGGAAACGCGCGTTTTCACTCGGGCAAGGGGAATAA
- a CDS encoding argininosuccinate synthase gives MAAPKNIKKIVLAYSGGLDTSVILTWLKETYGCEVVAFTADVGQKEELTGLEEKGIKTGASKVYIEDLRLEFARDFIYPAIQGNAIYEMRYLLGTSLARPLIAKAMVEVAKKEGADAFAHGATGKGNDQVRFELAFKSLAPEKEIIAPWRTWTFGGRADLIEYAKSKGIPVPVTASKPYSMDRNLMHISYEGGILEDPYREPNEDMFLLTVSPEKAPDSPEYIELDFSEGNCIAVNGKKMNPLEVMDTLNSIGGKHGIGRVDIVENRLVGIKSRGVYETPGGTILFHAHRDLESITIDRDTQHHKDKLSAELAELIYNGHWFSSRMSAVRAFVSETQRFVTGTVKLKLYKGNAIVVGRKSQVSLYNPEMATFEKEELYNQKDAEGFINLYGLPAKEAARLRKK, from the coding sequence ATGGCGGCTCCAAAGAATATTAAAAAGATCGTACTCGCTTACTCCGGCGGATTAGACACTTCCGTAATCCTTACCTGGTTAAAGGAAACCTACGGCTGCGAAGTGGTGGCATTCACCGCTGATGTAGGTCAAAAAGAAGAACTGACCGGGCTGGAAGAAAAAGGAATTAAAACCGGAGCTTCTAAAGTTTATATAGAAGACCTTCGTCTGGAGTTTGCGAGAGACTTCATTTACCCTGCGATCCAGGGAAATGCAATCTATGAAATGAGATATTTGTTAGGGACTTCCTTAGCCCGCCCTCTGATCGCAAAAGCGATGGTCGAAGTGGCCAAGAAAGAAGGAGCGGATGCGTTCGCACACGGAGCCACCGGAAAAGGAAACGATCAAGTTCGATTCGAACTGGCCTTCAAATCTCTGGCCCCGGAAAAGGAAATCATCGCACCTTGGAGAACGTGGACTTTCGGAGGCCGTGCGGACCTGATCGAGTACGCCAAATCGAAAGGCATCCCCGTTCCGGTTACCGCCTCGAAACCGTACTCTATGGACAGAAACCTGATGCACATCTCGTACGAAGGCGGCATCCTGGAAGATCCTTATAGGGAACCGAACGAAGATATGTTCCTCCTCACCGTATCTCCGGAAAAAGCTCCCGATTCTCCCGAGTATATCGAGCTGGATTTTTCGGAAGGAAACTGTATCGCAGTCAACGGTAAAAAAATGAATCCCCTCGAAGTCATGGACACCCTGAATTCGATAGGAGGCAAGCACGGAATCGGAAGAGTCGACATCGTGGAAAACCGTCTCGTCGGAATTAAGTCCCGCGGAGTCTACGAAACTCCCGGCGGAACCATTCTATTCCACGCTCATCGTGATTTGGAGTCCATCACCATTGATCGGGATACGCAACACCATAAGGACAAATTGTCCGCAGAACTCGCGGAACTGATTTACAATGGTCACTGGTTCTCCTCACGAATGAGCGCGGTAAGAGCCTTCGTCTCCGAAACCCAAAGATTCGTCACCGGAACCGTTAAGCTCAAATTATATAAAGGAAACGCGATCGTCGTCGGAAGAAAATCGCAGGTTTCCCTTTACAATCCCGAGATGGCTACGTTCGAAAAAGAGGAATTGTACAACCAAAAAGATGCGGAAGGTTTCATCAACCTATACGGATTGCCCGCCAAGGAAGCGGCACGCTTGAGGAAAAAATGA
- a CDS encoding ABC transporter ATP-binding protein: MIKVRNLSKFYGKKLAIDRLNFELKEGEIVGLLGLNGAGKTTTIRILTGYLIATDGICELDGVNTFEHPLDVKRKIGYLPETPPLYPELTVFEYLTFVSRLKQIEENEIPAELGRVCSLTDLTDVKNKVIETLSLGFRKRVGIAQAILGNPEIIIMDEPISGLDPKQIVEIRNLIQSLRESHTILLSSHILPEVYKTCNRFLFLHNGRIVYQCDRAELEKEMENLSGLEVTLSGKPKARVEEYLSGIAEKVGATVRFVAEESHGTTFLVNTNSERKFKEELFSGISSSGILPEYIRKQDVTLEQIFMNKV, encoded by the coding sequence ATGATAAAAGTAAGGAACCTTTCCAAGTTTTACGGAAAGAAGCTGGCCATCGACCGATTGAATTTCGAACTGAAAGAGGGAGAAATTGTCGGACTCCTGGGTCTTAATGGAGCCGGAAAAACCACGACCATTCGTATTTTGACCGGCTACCTGATCGCTACCGACGGGATTTGCGAACTCGACGGAGTGAATACCTTCGAACACCCTCTGGATGTAAAAAGAAAAATAGGATATTTACCGGAGACTCCGCCGCTCTATCCGGAATTAACCGTTTTTGAATATCTGACTTTTGTATCTCGTTTGAAACAAATCGAAGAGAACGAAATTCCGGCAGAATTGGGAAGAGTATGCTCGCTTACGGATTTGACCGACGTAAAAAACAAGGTGATCGAAACCTTATCTTTAGGATTTAGAAAAAGGGTAGGAATCGCGCAGGCCATATTAGGAAATCCGGAAATCATCATTATGGATGAACCGATTTCCGGATTGGATCCGAAGCAGATCGTGGAAATCCGCAATCTAATCCAGAGCCTACGGGAAAGTCATACGATTCTACTATCGAGTCATATTCTTCCCGAAGTTTATAAAACCTGCAACCGATTCCTCTTTTTGCATAACGGACGCATCGTTTATCAATGCGATCGGGCCGAATTGGAAAAGGAGATGGAAAATCTTTCCGGTCTGGAAGTGACTCTTTCGGGAAAACCCAAAGCTCGGGTAGAGGAATATTTGAGCGGGATCGCGGAAAAAGTCGGCGCTACGGTTCGCTTTGTGGCGGAAGAGTCGCATGGAACCACGTTTTTGGTGAATACGAATTCCGAAAGAAAGTTCAAAGAGGAACTTTTTTCGGGCATATCCTCCTCGGGAATCCTGCCGGAATACATACGCAAGCAGGACGTGACCTTGGAACAAATCTTTATGAACAAGGTATAA
- a CDS encoding nucleoside-diphosphate kinase, with protein sequence MSRTFIMIKPDGVKNKHVGDILQRIEKEGFKILGLKYLKLSLEDAKQFYKVHSARPFYNDLCTYMSSGPIVAAALERNDAVQHWRNVIGATDPKEAAAGTIRALFAESKEANAVHGSDSDDNAALEISFFFKGNELF encoded by the coding sequence ATGTCTAGAACGTTCATCATGATCAAACCTGACGGAGTAAAAAACAAACACGTCGGAGATATTCTGCAAAGAATCGAAAAAGAAGGATTCAAAATTCTAGGTTTGAAATATCTCAAACTTTCTCTGGAGGACGCTAAACAGTTCTATAAAGTCCATTCCGCCCGTCCTTTTTACAATGACCTCTGCACTTACATGTCTTCGGGACCGATTGTGGCCGCGGCATTGGAAAGAAACGACGCGGTCCAACATTGGAGAAACGTAATCGGAGCGACCGACCCGAAAGAGGCGGCAGCCGGCACCATACGCGCCTTATTTGCCGAAAGCAAGGAAGCGAACGCCGTACACGGTTCCGACTCCGACGACAACGCAGCCTTGGAAATCAGCTTCTTCTTTAAAGGAAACGAACTATTTTAA
- a CDS encoding ACP S-malonyltransferase: MAIANFLNEAKAQGNKLFLQFGGQGSPWLKELSKLYESDPSLKQFFDTAFRTLAEEIPGLDKKYISQGYDFEAWLKNPDAAPDESYLCSATVSIVGIFLTQVGNYVSLTHKGFPASELLANAIGTSGHSQGVIPAVLIALGKEGDEFYKEFSKFLKFVLYLGYRAQEQYGLFQPGEDLLKGNEEVGDKQPAPMVAVLGYSQADLSDRVKAFNSETGSTGHGALYVSLFNTPDSNILSGDPYKLLAFRKKYKAEMDEKKVKFVYLRTTAPFHCPLMDETENTVPKDMQRIGFSYKGSDLKIPVFSIFDGRNFQNESDVSLPLFREVLIKALHWDKAISAFVKTPKVVGIDFGPSVVSQKLTQANLGTSENKIYSASSPKDIKVLLG; the protein is encoded by the coding sequence ATGGCAATAGCAAACTTCCTGAACGAAGCCAAAGCACAAGGCAATAAACTGTTTCTTCAATTCGGCGGCCAAGGTTCCCCTTGGTTAAAAGAACTTTCGAAACTTTACGAATCGGATCCGTCCTTAAAGCAATTCTTCGACACAGCCTTTCGCACTCTAGCGGAAGAAATACCCGGCCTAGATAAAAAATACATTTCCCAAGGTTACGATTTCGAGGCCTGGCTCAAGAACCCGGATGCGGCTCCGGATGAAAGTTATCTTTGTAGTGCGACCGTCTCCATCGTAGGAATCTTTCTGACCCAAGTTGGAAATTACGTCTCTTTGACCCATAAGGGATTCCCGGCTTCAGAACTTTTGGCGAACGCAATCGGAACTTCCGGTCATAGCCAAGGAGTGATTCCCGCAGTTCTGATCGCTCTCGGCAAGGAAGGGGATGAGTTCTATAAGGAATTTTCAAAATTTCTAAAATTCGTTCTCTACTTGGGCTATAGAGCTCAGGAACAATACGGATTGTTCCAGCCCGGCGAGGATTTGCTCAAAGGGAACGAAGAGGTCGGTGATAAACAACCCGCTCCGATGGTTGCCGTCTTAGGATATTCGCAGGCAGATTTGAGCGACCGAGTCAAAGCCTTCAACAGCGAGACAGGTTCCACCGGACATGGCGCGCTTTATGTTTCCCTTTTTAATACTCCGGATTCCAATATTCTTTCCGGAGATCCTTACAAACTTCTCGCGTTCCGTAAGAAATACAAAGCCGAAATGGACGAGAAAAAAGTGAAGTTCGTATATCTCAGAACGACAGCGCCTTTCCATTGTCCCTTAATGGACGAAACGGAAAATACCGTTCCGAAAGATATGCAAAGGATCGGATTCAGCTACAAAGGCTCAGACCTAAAGATTCCAGTATTTTCCATTTTCGACGGAAGAAATTTCCAAAATGAATCGGACGTTTCCCTTCCGCTGTTCCGCGAGGTGCTGATCAAGGCTCTCCATTGGGATAAGGCGATCTCCGCTTTCGTTAAGACTCCGAAGGTCGTGGGTATCGATTTTGGACCGAGCGTGGTTTCCCAAAAATTGACCCAAGCGAATCTAGGAACCTCCGAAAACAAGATTTACAGCGCATCTAGTCCGAAAGATATCAAGGTACTTTTGGGCTAA
- a CDS encoding DUF2779 domain-containing protein: MKGFSWVNLPKSYRAFARRFAFLFPDSIRKRLLFAFLAPFREEALPKLGKTAYQAGFHCERQLWNLIKNPSARSSEGSNQYVSPKQKSLLREIANRLYPSAIHARYNDSVTRAMIRNKQAVRGAAFQTDFFDFRADFLLPQENGWEIVIVKASSSVKKSYARELSFLRMIMEEAEFPVVRTTLLFLNSKYFFSGNEIDPNSLFLQKNLSDETLAAVSKTREKAYRMLEILEENSLPSGNSVNVCEHPRSCIYPESCLADSPPGDLFSLREGKEETLRLWEAGIRNLSEIGDIEEFTQRQKIQIRSIRTGEEYLNRENLLRFMNRLKFPLHFLDFETINPPAPIYPKSNPFQHVPFLFSLHVLENDLEEEPAEYSYLDDGIQDPRLGILDSLSQKIRPGGTVLAFNDTFEKRCLKESVQVFPEFKKWFDSIEADFLDLALPFWDFDYYHPDQHGTTSLKSVLPVLTGANYKGLSINAGHLANSEFLRIKTEPVTDEERKKVESNLREYCRMDTFALVLILRKLAEKLDWKNRS; this comes from the coding sequence ATGAAGGGCTTCTCTTGGGTCAATCTCCCGAAATCCTATAGGGCCTTTGCAAGAAGGTTCGCCTTCCTTTTTCCCGATTCAATCCGCAAAAGACTGCTTTTCGCGTTTCTTGCTCCTTTTCGCGAGGAGGCTCTCCCCAAGTTAGGAAAGACCGCATACCAGGCAGGCTTCCATTGTGAGAGACAACTCTGGAATCTAATAAAGAATCCGAGTGCGAGATCTTCGGAAGGTTCCAACCAGTATGTTTCGCCTAAACAAAAATCCCTGTTAAGAGAAATAGCGAACCGACTTTATCCGTCTGCAATCCACGCAAGGTACAACGATTCCGTTACCCGCGCGATGATCCGCAACAAGCAAGCCGTCCGCGGTGCCGCGTTTCAGACCGACTTTTTCGACTTCCGTGCGGATTTTCTCCTCCCTCAAGAAAACGGTTGGGAGATCGTAATCGTCAAGGCTTCTTCCTCGGTGAAAAAATCCTACGCCAGAGAACTTTCCTTTTTACGAATGATCATGGAAGAAGCGGAATTTCCGGTCGTTCGAACCACTTTACTATTTTTGAATTCGAAATACTTTTTTTCCGGAAACGAAATAGATCCGAATTCCCTTTTTCTACAGAAAAACCTGAGCGATGAAACGCTCGCTGCAGTTTCTAAAACCAGAGAGAAGGCGTATCGGATGCTGGAGATTCTCGAAGAGAACTCACTTCCTTCCGGAAATTCAGTGAACGTCTGCGAACATCCGCGTAGCTGTATATATCCGGAATCCTGTCTCGCGGATTCTCCGCCGGGAGATTTATTTTCCTTAAGAGAAGGAAAGGAAGAAACCCTGCGTCTTTGGGAAGCTGGGATCCGAAACCTTTCCGAAATCGGGGATATCGAGGAATTTACACAAAGACAAAAGATACAAATCCGATCCATACGAACCGGCGAGGAATATCTAAATCGGGAAAATCTGCTCCGCTTTATGAACAGATTAAAATTCCCGCTGCACTTTCTGGATTTCGAAACCATCAATCCCCCTGCTCCGATCTATCCGAAATCGAATCCCTTTCAACATGTTCCGTTCCTGTTCTCTTTACATGTCTTGGAAAACGACTTAGAAGAAGAGCCTGCGGAATATTCCTACCTGGACGACGGAATCCAGGATCCTCGCTTGGGAATTCTGGATTCCTTATCCCAAAAAATCCGCCCCGGGGGAACGGTATTGGCCTTCAACGACACTTTTGAAAAGCGGTGCCTGAAAGAATCCGTGCAAGTGTTTCCGGAATTCAAGAAGTGGTTCGATTCCATAGAAGCGGACTTTTTGGATCTCGCGCTTCCTTTTTGGGATTTCGATTATTATCATCCGGACCAACACGGGACCACTTCCTTAAAATCCGTTCTGCCGGTACTGACCGGAGCGAATTATAAGGGATTATCGATCAACGCAGGACACCTGGCAAACTCCGAATTTCTTAGGATCAAAACGGAACCGGTAACGGACGAGGAAAGAAAAAAAGTGGAATCGAACCTCAGGGAATATTGTAGAATGGATACCTTCGCACTAGTACTGATCCTAAGAAAGCTCGCGGAAAAACTGGATTGGAAAAACCGAAGCTAA
- the coaD gene encoding pantetheine-phosphate adenylyltransferase, which produces MTRIAVYPGSFDPLTNGHVDILQRSMGLFDKVIIGIAVNSSKNFLFSIEERLEFVREVTEGWSNLEIDTFEGLTVDYCRKRGAKSIIRGLRAVTDFDYEYAISLMNKKLAPELETIFLMSSNEYSFVSSTIVKEVARHGRDVSAQVPDIVSKALLKKLSK; this is translated from the coding sequence ATGACTAGAATCGCAGTTTATCCCGGTTCCTTCGATCCGCTTACGAACGGTCATGTCGATATTTTACAGCGTTCCATGGGACTTTTCGACAAAGTGATCATCGGGATCGCGGTAAATTCGAGTAAGAATTTCCTATTTTCCATCGAAGAACGCCTGGAATTCGTCCGTGAAGTGACGGAGGGATGGTCCAACCTGGAAATCGACACGTTCGAAGGATTGACCGTGGATTATTGCAGAAAGCGCGGAGCAAAAAGCATCATTCGCGGGCTCCGGGCCGTTACTGACTTCGATTATGAATATGCGATTTCTTTAATGAATAAAAAGTTGGCTCCGGAGCTGGAGACCATCTTTCTCATGTCATCCAACGAATATTCCTTCGTATCTTCCACTATAGTCAAGGAAGTAGCCCGACACGGCAGGGACGTGTCCGCTCAGGTACCGGATATAGTCAGTAAAGCTTTATTAAAAAAACTATCGAAATAA